A window of Solea solea chromosome 18, fSolSol10.1, whole genome shotgun sequence contains these coding sequences:
- the LOC131444932 gene encoding rho-related GTP-binding protein RhoV-like — translation MEQACQRRDKAHRPREELSCMLVGDGAVGKSSMIISYIFNGYNSEYRQTAFDVFTGLVHVNGVPTRIKLIDTAGQEEFGHLRSLCYAHVDVFILCFSLVNPRSFDNVASKWIPQIRAGNQTSPIVLVGTQCDLRHDVEVLIHLHQQRGTKPVHFRRARGLARRIRAHDYVECSALTQHNLKDVFDCAVSAAIMHKRTDTRSKKQSLLKGLKVFCVSGWRKLFRYI, via the exons ATGGAGCAGGCTTGTCAGAGACGAGACAAAGCCCACAGGCCGAGGGAGGAACTGAGTTGCATGCTGGTGGGTGATGGAGCTGTGGGGAAAAGCAGCATGATTATTAGCTACATCTTCAACGGATACAACAGCGAGTACAGGCAAACGGCTTTCGACGTCTTCACCG GTTTGGTTCACGTGAACGGCGTCCCAACACGAATCAAACTGATCGACACAGCTGGACAG GAGGAGTTTGGTCATCTACGGTCTCTGTGCTATGCCCACGTGGACGTCTTCATCCTCTGCTTCAGCCTCGTCAACCCTCGCTCCTTTGATAACGTCGCCTCCAAATGGATCCCACAGATCCGCGCAGGCAACCAAACCTCTCCAATAGTTCTGGTGGGAACGCAGTGTGACCTCAGGCACGACGTGGAGGTCCTGATTCACCTGCACCAGCAGCGAGGCACCAAACCAGTGCACTTCCGCCGAGCTAGAGGCCTGGCTCGCAGGATCCGAGCTCACGACTATGTGGAGTGTTCGGCGCTGACACAGCACAACCTCAAAGATGTGTTTGACTGTGCTGTGTCCGCCGCCATCATGCACAAGCGCACTGACACTCGATCTAAAAAGCAAAGTCTGCTCAAAGGACTCaaggtgttttgtgtttctggATGGAGGAAACTCTTTAGATACATCTGA